The Exiguobacterium aurantiacum DSM 6208 genome includes a window with the following:
- a CDS encoding DUF1836 domain-containing protein, translating to MKPTDIVQTEGTLPKQVLPTIDLYMDQVIQLFEQHYGKMKRDETETILTKTMINNYAKGKLFHPVKNKKYTNEHLMLLSLIYEMKGLLSINDIKETLRPLNESDEEFSLEDFYDAYQVQKVQNMQAFEAQAETLLANVRTNETNGIQQSLAIASAVHMSHLFQRLAEQLIDEGK from the coding sequence ATGAAGCCGACCGATATCGTCCAGACGGAAGGGACGCTGCCGAAGCAGGTGCTCCCGACGATCGACTTATATATGGACCAAGTCATTCAACTGTTCGAGCAACATTACGGCAAGATGAAGCGCGACGAGACCGAGACGATTTTGACGAAGACGATGATCAACAACTATGCTAAAGGCAAGCTGTTCCATCCTGTCAAAAACAAGAAGTATACGAACGAGCACTTGATGCTGCTCAGCTTGATCTACGAGATGAAGGGGTTACTTTCAATCAATGACATCAAAGAGACGCTCCGGCCGTTGAACGAGTCGGACGAGGAATTCTCGCTCGAGGACTTCTATGACGCGTATCAAGTCCAGAAAGTGCAAAACATGCAGGCGTTCGAGGCGCAGGCCGAGACGCTTCTCGCCAACGTGCGGACGAACGAGACGAACGGCATCCAACAGTCGCTCGCCATCGCCTCGGCCGTCCATATGAGTCATTTGTTCCAACGGCTCGCTGAACAGTTGATTGATGAAGGTAAATGA
- the trhA gene encoding PAQR family membrane homeostasis protein TrhA → MNSIFREPINALTHLAGAVLAFVALIAMTVKASMLGEPLAIMAAILFGISLVFLYLSSGLYHSIIASPNVIAFFRRIDHAMIYALIAGTYAPLTLLALEGPTRWVLFGTVHALALFGIIFKLVWFHAPRFLSTALYIGMGWLSVFFIGPLHSVIGDAGIFWLILGGVMYTIGGLIYGFKPKFVNWRGWGFHEVFHLFILFGSFAHFVCVFWYVF, encoded by the coding sequence ATGAATTCGATTTTTCGGGAACCGATTAACGCATTGACCCATTTAGCTGGGGCCGTGCTCGCATTCGTCGCGTTGATTGCGATGACGGTGAAAGCATCGATGCTCGGGGAGCCGCTCGCTATTATGGCGGCGATTTTATTCGGCATCAGTCTCGTGTTTTTATACTTATCGTCCGGCCTTTACCACAGCATCATCGCCTCGCCGAACGTGATCGCTTTCTTCCGGAGAATCGATCATGCGATGATTTATGCGTTGATCGCCGGGACGTACGCACCGCTCACCTTGCTCGCGCTCGAAGGTCCGACGCGTTGGGTGTTGTTTGGCACGGTGCACGCCCTCGCCTTGTTCGGCATCATCTTCAAACTCGTCTGGTTCCACGCGCCGCGCTTCTTGTCGACGGCACTTTATATCGGGATGGGTTGGTTATCGGTGTTCTTCATCGGGCCGCTCCATAGCGTCATCGGCGACGCCGGCATCTTCTGGTTGATCCTCGGTGGCGTCATGTATACGATTGGCGGCCTCATCTACGGATTCAAACCAAAGTTCGTCAACTGGCGCGGTTGGGGCTTCCACGAGGTGTTCCACTTGTTCATCTTGTTCGGCAGCTTCGCCCACTTCGTCTGCGTGTTCTGGTATGTCTTTTGA
- a CDS encoding DsbA family oxidoreductase: MKIEVWSDYVCPFCYIGKRRLEEALEQFPHADNVEVEFKSFELDPNAPTTDSCSIYEVLAKKYSMPLEQAKTTTAQVAAQARTVGLDYDFDNMVVTGTLDSHRLTHYAKTVGKEKALSEALLKAYFVDAKHIGDHDVLVEIATSVGLDADAVKDVLASDVYTDDVRAEEKRASDLGITGVPFFVFDNKYGVSGAQPTEAFTQVLEKTWAESAPTLQVISGGATCTDDNCEI, from the coding sequence ATGAAAATTGAAGTTTGGTCAGACTACGTCTGCCCGTTCTGTTATATCGGCAAGCGCCGTTTAGAAGAAGCACTCGAACAGTTCCCGCACGCGGACAACGTCGAGGTGGAGTTCAAGAGCTTTGAGCTCGACCCGAACGCCCCGACGACGGATTCGTGCTCGATTTATGAAGTGCTCGCCAAGAAATACAGCATGCCGCTCGAGCAGGCGAAAACGACGACGGCGCAAGTCGCGGCCCAAGCTCGCACGGTCGGGCTTGATTACGATTTTGACAACATGGTCGTCACGGGCACGCTCGACTCACATCGGTTGACGCACTATGCGAAGACGGTCGGCAAAGAGAAGGCATTGTCAGAAGCGCTCCTGAAGGCGTATTTCGTCGACGCGAAACATATCGGCGACCATGACGTCCTCGTCGAGATCGCGACAAGTGTCGGACTCGATGCGGACGCCGTTAAAGACGTGCTCGCGTCAGACGTGTACACGGATGACGTGCGCGCTGAAGAGAAGCGCGCGAGCGATCTCGGTATCACTGGCGTCCCGTTCTTCGTCTTCGACAATAAATACGGCGTCTCTGGCGCGCAACCGACCGAGGCGTTCACACAAGTGCTCGAGAAGACGTGGGCCGAATCGGCACCGACGCTTCAAGTGATTTCGGGCGGTGCGACGTGCACGGACGACAACTGCGAGATTTGA
- a CDS encoding type II toxin-antitoxin system RelE family toxin, whose translation MKVYQVALERNAQKTLKKMDPQQARIIMAWIKKNLVGTDDPRRHGKGLVANHSGEWRYRIGDYRLIADIQDETITILILEIGHRRDIYK comes from the coding sequence ATGAAAGTTTATCAAGTCGCACTCGAACGAAATGCTCAAAAAACATTGAAAAAGATGGATCCCCAACAGGCGCGGATCATCATGGCCTGGATCAAGAAAAACTTGGTCGGAACAGATGATCCGCGCCGTCATGGGAAAGGGTTAGTTGCCAATCACTCTGGCGAATGGCGGTATCGCATTGGTGATTATCGTCTAATTGCAGATATTCAAGACGAGACAATCACAATTCTCATTTTAGAAATCGGTCATCGTAGAGATATCTACAAGTAA
- the relB gene encoding type II toxin-antitoxin system RelB family antitoxin — MSTISVRLDEEDARLIREYAKTKNLTLSTLVRDAVLERIEDELDLKLYHEAMKAHQEHSEAISFDDMMKDLNLK, encoded by the coding sequence ATGAGTACAATATCTGTTCGACTCGACGAAGAGGATGCTCGTCTCATTAGAGAGTATGCGAAAACGAAGAATCTTACCCTTTCCACTCTCGTCCGCGATGCTGTTTTAGAACGAATTGAGGATGAACTCGATTTAAAATTGTATCATGAAGCGATGAAGGCTCATCAAGAGCATTCTGAGGCAATTTCATTTGACGACATGATGAAGGATTTAAACTTGAAATGA
- a CDS encoding MFS transporter codes for MWKNRNVWIILTGEFVAGLGLWLGIIGNLEFMQEKVPSDFVKALILAGGLLAGVAIGPLAGRLTDQGSKKKIMLISSIVRALSVLFMFVAIETGSVLWMVVFLVFLQGSAAFYFPALQAAIPLIVKERELLALNGIHMNVSTLSRVIGTAIAGILLTLISLRDVYALSLVAYLLLAVATWFLKIDETAVPSAKKVDKSSGGFKDVFPIIKSIPVIFMTLVMTLIPLLFIGGFNLLVINISELQDSTAIKGWIYTAEGIAFMIGAFVIKRIGEKFSVFSILFTFSFLIGVAQLMLYFADIPAVSIAAFVLFGFSVGCFFPTAVTIFQTRMPKDYHGRFFSFRNMLDRIVFQVVLLVTGFFLDLIGLQLMVILFGISSILMTGAFLVYTRKHELHIEKEEAERLSS; via the coding sequence ATGTGGAAAAATCGCAACGTCTGGATCATCTTGACCGGGGAGTTCGTGGCCGGTCTCGGGCTTTGGCTCGGCATCATCGGCAACTTGGAGTTCATGCAGGAGAAAGTGCCGTCTGACTTCGTCAAGGCACTCATCTTAGCCGGTGGATTGCTCGCCGGGGTCGCCATCGGGCCGCTCGCGGGTCGACTCACCGATCAAGGCTCGAAAAAGAAAATCATGCTCATCTCAAGCATCGTCCGGGCGCTCAGCGTCCTGTTCATGTTCGTCGCCATCGAGACGGGCAGCGTCCTCTGGATGGTCGTCTTCCTCGTCTTCCTACAAGGGTCGGCCGCGTTCTACTTTCCGGCGCTCCAGGCGGCCATCCCCCTCATCGTCAAAGAACGGGAACTGCTCGCCTTGAACGGCATCCATATGAACGTGTCGACGTTGTCGCGCGTCATCGGGACGGCCATCGCCGGCATTTTGCTCACGCTCATCTCGCTTCGGGACGTCTACGCGCTCTCGCTCGTCGCCTATTTGCTCCTCGCTGTGGCGACATGGTTCCTGAAGATCGACGAGACGGCCGTACCGTCCGCGAAGAAAGTCGACAAGTCGTCCGGCGGCTTCAAGGACGTCTTCCCGATCATCAAGTCGATCCCGGTCATCTTCATGACGCTCGTCATGACACTCATCCCGCTCCTCTTTATCGGCGGGTTCAACTTGCTCGTCATCAACATTAGCGAGCTGCAAGATTCGACGGCGATCAAAGGCTGGATTTATACAGCGGAAGGGATTGCCTTCATGATCGGCGCGTTCGTCATCAAACGGATCGGCGAGAAGTTCTCCGTCTTCTCGATTCTGTTCACGTTCTCGTTCTTGATCGGCGTCGCCCAGCTCATGCTCTACTTCGCTGACATTCCGGCCGTCTCGATCGCGGCGTTCGTCTTGTTCGGCTTCTCGGTCGGCTGTTTCTTCCCGACCGCGGTGACGATTTTCCAAACACGGATGCCGAAGGACTATCACGGCCGCTTCTTCTCGTTCCGGAACATGCTCGACCGGATCGTCTTCCAAGTCGTCCTGCTCGTCACGGGCTTCTTCCTCGACTTGATCGGTTTACAACTCATGGTCATCTTGTTCGGGATCAGCTCCATCCTCATGACGGGGGCGTTCCTCGTCTATACGCGGAAACATGAACTGCATATCGAGAAAGAGGAGGCCGAACGCCTCTCTTCCTAA
- a CDS encoding MBL fold metallo-hydrolase, protein MKKTLLFSLIGMAAVTGTVLTQYKPLGRKPKALESPHLVNGKFRNLLDTPMRFSSDDMISMTRDYVNVNSRRKPSEPLPVVPIDFTEKLGSSFTRVYWLGHSALLVQMDGKTMLVDPMFGRSPSPLPFAKNERFSEDLPFELDDLPEIDVVLLTHDHYDHLDYASIQAIEDRVATFIVPLGVGSHLKRWGIGAERIVERDWGDTYTFGSWTFVCTPARHFSGRSLTDRNATLWASWVVIGETDRLFFSGDGGYGPHFKEIGDTYGPFDFAALECGQYDERWPDVHMQPHETAQAFHDVRADKVLPIHWGAFTLSFHDWFDPAEQMVTLLPKDDVLTPVIGERITLDGRNDTKTWWRDMEDANKR, encoded by the coding sequence GTGAAAAAGACGCTATTGTTTTCATTGATTGGCATGGCCGCCGTGACCGGTACCGTGCTCACGCAGTATAAACCGCTCGGACGTAAGCCGAAGGCGCTCGAGTCGCCGCATTTGGTGAACGGCAAGTTCCGTAACTTGCTCGATACGCCGATGCGATTCTCATCAGATGACATGATCTCGATGACACGAGACTATGTGAACGTGAACTCGCGGCGGAAACCGAGCGAGCCGCTCCCGGTCGTGCCGATCGATTTCACGGAGAAACTCGGGTCGAGCTTCACGCGCGTCTACTGGCTCGGCCATTCGGCACTGCTCGTTCAAATGGACGGAAAGACGATGCTCGTCGACCCGATGTTCGGCCGCAGCCCGTCACCGCTCCCGTTCGCGAAGAATGAACGGTTCAGTGAAGACTTGCCGTTCGAACTCGATGACTTACCGGAGATTGACGTCGTCTTGCTCACGCACGACCATTACGACCATTTGGACTATGCATCGATTCAAGCGATTGAAGACCGGGTCGCGACGTTCATCGTCCCACTCGGCGTCGGCAGTCACTTGAAACGGTGGGGCATCGGGGCCGAACGCATCGTCGAACGTGATTGGGGCGACACGTATACGTTCGGGTCATGGACGTTCGTCTGTACACCGGCCCGTCACTTCTCAGGACGCTCGCTCACGGACCGGAATGCGACGCTTTGGGCGTCGTGGGTCGTCATCGGCGAGACGGATCGTCTGTTCTTCAGCGGGGACGGTGGCTATGGCCCGCATTTCAAAGAGATCGGTGACACTTATGGCCCGTTCGATTTCGCGGCGCTCGAGTGTGGCCAATACGATGAACGCTGGCCGGACGTGCACATGCAGCCGCATGAGACGGCGCAGGCGTTTCATGACGTACGGGCCGACAAAGTGCTCCCGATTCACTGGGGCGCGTTCACCTTGTCGTTCCATGATTGGTTCGACCCGGCCGAACAGATGGTCACGCTTTTACCGAAAGACGACGTCTTGACGCCGGTGATCGGCGAACGCATCACGCTCGACGGACGGAACGACACGAAAACGTGGTGGCGTGACATGGAAGACGCGAACAAGCGGTGA
- a CDS encoding VanZ family protein, with protein sequence MYIAIPVFTLIGIIGWGIYFLIDLYKHRFTNLWRRAFIHSSIVYMIVVVHLTIGYLQFPAQTLMIDRVQLVPFRFVYDWYMVSMRGSWFFWNSVKLTTYNFLLLIPLGIYLTSLYKLRPRRGLVLVILTTVVIELTQLVLTKFGFIDRGFNVDDLLLNSLGGWFGLWIGSLISNRSQANSYKRKTA encoded by the coding sequence ATGTATATCGCCATACCAGTCTTCACGCTCATCGGCATAATCGGATGGGGAATCTATTTTCTCATCGATCTGTACAAACATCGATTTACAAACCTATGGCGTCGCGCATTCATTCATAGTTCGATCGTCTATATGATTGTAGTCGTTCACCTCACCATCGGTTATCTTCAATTTCCGGCACAAACGCTGATGATTGATCGCGTTCAACTCGTCCCGTTCCGATTTGTGTACGATTGGTACATGGTCAGTATGCGCGGGTCGTGGTTCTTTTGGAACTCGGTCAAGTTGACTACGTACAACTTTCTGTTACTGATTCCGCTTGGAATATATCTCACCTCACTTTATAAACTTCGACCTAGACGGGGACTCGTGCTTGTCATTCTGACAACGGTCGTCATTGAACTGACTCAACTTGTCTTAACAAAGTTCGGTTTCATAGATCGAGGATTCAATGTCGATGATCTTCTGTTGAATTCCTTAGGTGGTTGGTTCGGACTGTGGATAGGCTCTTTGATCTCAAACAGGAGCCAAGCGAATTCATATAAACGAAAGACGGCGTAA
- a CDS encoding ISL3 family transposase, which translates to MSSDEEPNVFPVIPGRHDIPCPLCQRKTIQHSKKRRRFRHGHAWNVGVLWIELDVPRQRCTSCDLTFVYDYGLGLVRTSTEVFRKGIAKRCHGRTISDVAREYGLPYTTVERWFYQYASVETMERATHVLVDEFATRKGHHYATIVLDAKSGQLLSIVPGRDVAAITAALQDISGDIRSVVSDFAPAMAKAINHVFPEVEHVLDRFHLVQFFTDALRRRRRFLNEARRHHHVRVIDRSLARRPETLTGEDREVARSCIQEDPFIRNLYQGLQHIRYVLKATCEIQAQRRLTDWLDRYQFHPCGPLAKIAKAIRVREQAMRQTIVSRLSNGKMEGTNNKIKLIKRRGYGYRNLERFFLRLRLEIGRQNSNHELW; encoded by the coding sequence ATGTCGTCAGACGAAGAACCAAACGTTTTTCCGGTCATCCCGGGTCGACATGACATCCCTTGTCCGCTTTGCCAGAGAAAGACCATCCAGCATTCGAAAAAGCGGCGTCGCTTTCGACACGGTCATGCGTGGAACGTCGGTGTACTCTGGATCGAACTGGATGTCCCACGTCAAAGATGCACCTCTTGTGATTTGACGTTCGTGTATGACTACGGTCTCGGGCTCGTCCGCACTTCCACCGAGGTTTTCCGGAAAGGCATCGCAAAACGTTGCCACGGACGGACGATCTCAGATGTCGCACGCGAGTACGGCCTCCCTTATACGACGGTGGAGCGCTGGTTCTATCAGTACGCTTCAGTGGAGACGATGGAGCGTGCAACGCATGTCCTGGTCGACGAGTTCGCCACGAGAAAGGGGCACCACTATGCGACGATTGTCCTCGATGCCAAGAGTGGACAGCTTCTGTCCATTGTCCCGGGCCGGGACGTGGCAGCCATCACGGCAGCACTTCAAGACATATCCGGGGATATCCGTTCTGTCGTCAGTGATTTTGCACCGGCGATGGCGAAGGCCATCAACCATGTCTTCCCGGAGGTAGAACATGTGCTGGACCGGTTCCACCTCGTCCAGTTCTTCACGGACGCTCTTCGCCGACGGCGTCGTTTTTTGAACGAGGCAAGACGCCATCACCACGTTCGCGTGATCGATCGTTCGCTCGCGCGTCGCCCGGAAACGCTGACTGGGGAAGACCGGGAGGTCGCCCGTTCCTGTATTCAGGAAGATCCATTCATTCGGAACCTCTATCAAGGGCTCCAGCATATCCGGTATGTGCTGAAGGCGACGTGCGAGATACAGGCGCAACGGCGGCTGACGGACTGGTTGGACCGTTATCAGTTCCATCCGTGCGGGCCCTTAGCGAAGATCGCGAAAGCGATCCGGGTCCGAGAGCAAGCAATGCGCCAGACCATCGTGTCAAGGTTGTCGAACGGGAAGATGGAAGGGACGAACAACAAGATCAAGCTCATCAAACGCCGTGGTTATGGCTATCGAAACCTCGAACGATTCTTTTTAAGATTGCGCCTCGAGATCGGTCGTCAAAATAGCAACCACGAGTTATGGTGA
- a CDS encoding SCO family protein: protein MSAFVVLAACGNEIEDPLNWDIESFDYMNQNEETVSLDDLKGKVWMADFVFTNCETVCPPMTFNMSKLNDALVEEGVEDVQFVSFSVDPTVDTPDKIKDFMANYDLAEADWQFLTGYSQEEIEAFAQENFKALVRKPEEGTQVDHATWFYLVDQDGKIVKAYPGFQDVPYEDIINDIKILQKS, encoded by the coding sequence ATGAGCGCGTTCGTCGTACTCGCCGCGTGCGGCAACGAGATCGAAGACCCGCTCAACTGGGATATCGAATCGTTCGACTATATGAATCAGAATGAAGAGACGGTCAGTCTAGACGATTTGAAAGGGAAGGTATGGATGGCCGATTTCGTGTTCACGAACTGTGAGACGGTCTGTCCGCCGATGACGTTCAACATGTCAAAATTAAATGATGCGCTCGTCGAAGAAGGGGTGGAGGACGTCCAATTCGTCTCGTTCAGCGTCGACCCGACCGTCGACACGCCAGACAAGATTAAAGATTTCATGGCGAACTACGACTTGGCGGAGGCTGACTGGCAGTTCTTGACGGGCTACTCGCAAGAAGAGATTGAGGCGTTCGCCCAAGAAAACTTCAAAGCGCTCGTCCGGAAACCGGAAGAAGGGACGCAAGTCGACCATGCGACGTGGTTCTATCTCGTCGACCAGGACGGGAAGATCGTGAAAGCGTACCCGGGCTTCCAAGACGTGCCGTATGAAGACATTATCAACGATATTAAGATTTTGCAGAAGTCCTGA
- a CDS encoding disulfide oxidoreductase, whose product MMRSFFNRYGLYAAWLVSLTATLGSLYFSEIRGFVPCELCWMQRIFMYPLVSLLGIAVFTDDRSVKKYVLPLSIVGGLISLYHYLVQKVPGFADIKPCAQGVPCNVQYINWFGFVTIPFLALTAFTIITLLLLTVKKR is encoded by the coding sequence ATGATGAGATCGTTCTTTAATCGGTATGGGCTTTACGCAGCTTGGCTCGTCTCGCTGACGGCGACGCTCGGCAGTCTATATTTCAGTGAGATCCGGGGGTTCGTCCCGTGCGAACTATGTTGGATGCAACGCATCTTTATGTATCCGCTCGTGTCCCTGCTCGGCATCGCCGTGTTCACAGATGACCGTTCGGTGAAGAAATATGTATTGCCGCTGTCGATTGTCGGTGGTCTCATTTCACTTTACCATTATTTAGTGCAAAAAGTACCCGGTTTCGCCGATATCAAGCCGTGTGCCCAAGGGGTGCCGTGCAACGTCCAATACATCAATTGGTTCGGGTTCGTGACGATCCCGTTCCTCGCTTTGACGGCGTTCACAATCATCACGTTACTCTTGCTCACCGTGAAAAAACGTTAA
- a CDS encoding DsbA family protein, whose product MKQNKLLVLLTLVAVVLIAAVVVMLNQPEDQAETASKGEHVSTDGQPTIGDADAPVSVVEFGDYKCPSCKQWGETVYPKLKEDYIDTGKASFSYINVLFHGQESILAALASESVYVQDPDSFWDFHKAVYDAQPASQHHDEVWVTVERLTEIAEATTSVDVAQLKTDLSENSTVLEEVSLDDGLVKENDVRLTPTIMINGVILDNPFDYEAITRLIENDL is encoded by the coding sequence GTGAAACAGAATAAATTGTTGGTCCTCCTGACACTCGTCGCAGTCGTGCTCATCGCGGCGGTCGTCGTCATGTTGAACCAGCCGGAAGACCAAGCCGAGACGGCGTCAAAAGGCGAGCACGTCTCAACGGACGGGCAGCCGACGATCGGAGACGCTGACGCCCCGGTATCGGTCGTCGAGTTCGGTGACTACAAGTGCCCGTCTTGTAAACAGTGGGGTGAGACGGTCTATCCAAAACTAAAAGAAGACTATATCGACACGGGCAAGGCGAGTTTCAGCTACATTAACGTCCTCTTCCATGGACAAGAATCGATTTTAGCGGCGCTCGCCTCGGAATCGGTGTACGTCCAGGACCCGGATTCGTTCTGGGATTTCCACAAGGCCGTCTATGACGCGCAACCGGCGAGCCAGCACCACGATGAGGTGTGGGTGACGGTCGAGCGGTTGACCGAGATCGCCGAAGCGACGACGTCGGTCGATGTCGCACAGCTCAAAACGGACTTGAGTGAAAACTCGACCGTGCTTGAAGAAGTGAGCCTCGATGACGGACTCGTCAAAGAGAACGACGTCCGGCTCACCCCGACGATCATGATCAATGGCGTCATCCTCGATAATCCGTTCGATTATGAGGCAATCACGCGATTGATCGAGAACGACTTATGA
- a CDS encoding diguanylate cyclase domain-containing protein, with protein sequence MKFVTMRLGLILALSIATLVFLLTVTLTYTISQRSGASLEEEIGERLSMTSHQLVDKLDFYMWSRYQEVQLLQGLDALNDPDSSRALLDQVQTNIPAFSWMGVTDASGNVVASTNGILEGANIGARPVFLEAQTEPFIGDVHEAVLLAELLPNPSGEPLQFVDISVPLFRDGAFQGVLATHLSWEWGKEVLRHFDRTLHHQSGYTDLFVMSERDNLVLLGPDELVGKPLGLTLEDGWHVVTWPDGTDYLTGITKGEGYDDYSGLGWSVVVRQPVDVAFAPVASLERNILSFGLIAALVTAILGWLLASFITRPLQKITETAALMEQGKVKTFPHQSGIHEIESLASALESLVTSLTQAETERIHFETLANRDVLTGLANRTALRHYLNEAQTGQHEYVCFYIDLDGFKAINDTYGHASGDDVLIEIARRLNETSLDSAYPVRLSGDEFFLLFERNGRSHRAIARIGDDIITALSQPISFENGTARVGASIGAALWRSDTVPHTAIERADQALYRSKANGKNQITLDETLIA encoded by the coding sequence ATGAAATTTGTTACGATGCGCCTCGGCCTCATCTTGGCGCTCAGCATCGCCACGCTCGTGTTTTTACTCACCGTCACGTTGACGTATACGATCAGCCAGCGCTCAGGTGCTTCGCTCGAGGAAGAAATCGGCGAACGGTTATCGATGACGTCGCACCAGCTCGTCGACAAGCTCGACTTTTACATGTGGTCGCGCTATCAGGAAGTGCAGCTGCTTCAAGGGCTCGACGCCTTGAACGACCCTGACTCGAGCCGGGCGCTGCTCGACCAGGTTCAGACGAACATCCCCGCCTTCTCGTGGATGGGCGTGACCGACGCATCTGGAAACGTCGTCGCCTCGACGAACGGCATATTGGAAGGGGCCAACATCGGGGCCCGTCCCGTCTTTCTAGAAGCGCAAACCGAACCTTTCATCGGTGACGTCCACGAGGCGGTGTTACTTGCCGAGCTGTTGCCGAACCCGAGCGGCGAACCGCTTCAATTCGTCGATATTAGCGTACCGCTCTTCCGTGACGGCGCGTTCCAAGGTGTGTTGGCGACGCATCTCAGTTGGGAATGGGGCAAAGAAGTGCTCCGCCACTTTGACAGGACGCTCCACCATCAGTCTGGCTATACCGATTTGTTCGTCATGAGCGAGCGAGACAATCTCGTCTTGCTCGGACCGGACGAACTCGTCGGGAAGCCGCTCGGCTTAACACTTGAAGACGGTTGGCACGTCGTGACGTGGCCGGACGGGACGGACTATTTGACCGGCATCACCAAAGGGGAAGGCTATGACGATTACTCCGGGCTCGGCTGGAGCGTCGTCGTGCGGCAACCGGTCGACGTCGCCTTCGCCCCGGTCGCCTCGCTCGAACGGAACATCTTGTCGTTCGGGCTTATCGCAGCGCTCGTCACCGCCATTCTAGGATGGCTCCTCGCCTCGTTCATCACGCGTCCGCTCCAAAAGATAACGGAAACGGCCGCTCTCATGGAACAAGGAAAAGTGAAGACGTTCCCGCATCAATCCGGGATTCACGAAATCGAATCGCTCGCCTCCGCCCTTGAATCACTCGTGACATCGCTCACACAGGCCGAGACCGAACGCATCCATTTCGAGACGCTCGCCAACCGTGACGTCTTGACCGGGCTCGCCAACCGGACGGCGCTCCGGCATTATTTGAATGAAGCACAAACGGGTCAACACGAATACGTCTGTTTCTACATCGACCTGGACGGGTTCAAGGCAATCAACGATACGTACGGTCACGCTTCAGGCGACGACGTGCTCATCGAGATTGCCAGACGTTTAAACGAAACGTCGCTCGACAGCGCTTATCCAGTCCGGTTGAGCGGAGACGAGTTCTTTCTCTTGTTTGAACGGAACGGACGGAGCCACCGGGCAATCGCACGGATCGGAGACGACATCATCACGGCACTGTCACAACCGATCTCGTTCGAAAATGGAACGGCACGTGTCGGGGCGAGTATCGGGGCGGCGCTCTGGCGCTCGGACACGGTACCGCATACGGCCATCGAACGGGCCGACCAGGCGCTCTACCGTTCAAAAGCAAACGGCAAAAATCAAATCACGCTCGATGAGACGCTCATCGCATAA